A stretch of the Chitinophagaceae bacterium genome encodes the following:
- a CDS encoding 3-deoxy-8-phosphooctulonate synthase yields the protein MKKLTIISGPCAIENEDTPLLIAEKLKKLSLLLDFNLIFKGSVKKANRTKLDSFTGIDEDEALRILEKVKTEFEIPVTTDIHESADAEKYASVADCLQIPAFLCRQTDLLIAAGNTHKAVSIKKAQFASAESMKFAVDKVRSTGNENIMLIERGTFFGYQDLVVDFRNIPLLKKIGFPVIVDCTHSLQKPNQSEGVTGGSPVFIKTIANAAMATGADGLFLEVHPEPSKAKSDGANMLPLEHLEEVLKKAKDIFNLMNED from the coding sequence ATGAAAAAGCTTACTATTATTTCCGGCCCGTGTGCAATAGAAAATGAAGACACTCCGCTATTAATAGCTGAAAAGTTAAAAAAACTTAGTCTTTTGCTGGACTTCAATCTCATTTTTAAAGGTTCGGTAAAAAAAGCAAATCGAACAAAATTAGATTCATTTACCGGCATTGATGAGGATGAAGCTTTGAGAATACTGGAAAAAGTTAAAACAGAATTTGAAATACCGGTAACAACAGATATACATGAAAGTGCAGATGCAGAAAAATATGCCTCTGTTGCAGATTGTCTTCAAATACCGGCTTTTTTATGCCGCCAGACAGATTTGTTAATTGCTGCCGGTAATACCCATAAAGCTGTGAGTATTAAAAAAGCTCAGTTTGCTTCTGCTGAATCCATGAAATTTGCAGTTGATAAAGTGCGCAGCACAGGAAATGAAAATATAATGCTAATAGAAAGGGGTACTTTTTTTGGCTATCAGGATTTAGTGGTTGATTTTCGAAATATACCTTTATTAAAGAAAATAGGTTTTCCGGTAATTGTAGATTGCACGCACTCACTTCAAAAACCCAATCAGTCTGAGGGAGTTACAGGAGGCAGTCCGGTTTTTATTAAAACCATAGCAAATGCAGCTATGGCAACAGGTGCAGACGGTCTCTTTTTAGAAGTACATCCGGAACCGTCTAAAGCAAAAAGTGATGGTGCAAATATGTTACCTTTGGAGCATTTAGAAGAAGTTTTAAAAAAAGCAAAGGACATTTTTAATCTAATGAATGAGGATTAA
- the rlmD gene encoding 23S rRNA (uracil(1939)-C(5))-methyltransferase RlmD codes for MKRAPKIIENLEIVSLANNGKGVGKHDGKAYFITAVAPGDLVDARLTKNKKAFAEGVIYKMIKPAANRVTPFCEHFGVCGGCKWQHLDYKDQVFWKKQIVEDAFQRIGNLEYPEPEPVLESEKHAFYRNKLEFSFSDSRWFTDEEIKSGEDLEDNGALGFHIPGRFDKVLNINKCHLQQEPTNQIRNKIYHFAKLHNIPFFNIRKQEGLLRTLIIRISSLGEVMVILTFYHRDEEKIHLIMEYLKNEIPEITSLNFVVNPKGNDTITGLKAELYSGRAYIIEKLGNVKYKIGTHSFFQTNSLQAEKMYALIKDWIELKGNENILDLYTGLGSIALYVSDKAKSVVGIENVEEAIEDAKENARFNNIENCTFYAADVKDFFKDSDFKDFLKPDVIITDPPRAGMHPDVVDTLNQIKAEKIVYVSCNPATQARDLALLSDNYEIIKWMPMDLFPQTPHVENLVLLKLKS; via the coding sequence ATGAAACGAGCACCAAAAATAATCGAAAATCTTGAAATTGTCAGCTTAGCCAATAATGGAAAAGGAGTTGGTAAACATGACGGGAAAGCATATTTTATAACTGCCGTAGCTCCGGGAGATTTAGTAGATGCGAGATTAACTAAAAACAAAAAAGCTTTTGCAGAAGGAGTAATTTACAAAATGATAAAACCCGCTGCAAATCGTGTGACTCCCTTTTGTGAGCACTTTGGTGTTTGTGGAGGTTGCAAATGGCAGCATTTAGACTATAAAGATCAGGTTTTTTGGAAAAAACAAATAGTCGAGGATGCCTTTCAAAGAATTGGTAATCTTGAATATCCGGAGCCGGAACCCGTTTTGGAATCAGAAAAACATGCTTTTTACAGAAATAAGTTAGAGTTTAGCTTTTCCGATAGCCGTTGGTTTACTGATGAGGAAATTAAAAGTGGAGAAGATCTTGAAGATAATGGAGCTCTTGGTTTTCATATTCCCGGAAGGTTTGATAAGGTGCTGAATATAAATAAATGCCATCTTCAGCAGGAGCCTACTAACCAAATCAGGAATAAAATTTATCATTTTGCCAAGTTGCATAACATCCCATTCTTTAATATTCGTAAACAGGAAGGACTTTTAAGAACTTTAATTATTCGGATAAGCTCACTTGGTGAAGTAATGGTCATACTCACCTTTTATCATAGGGATGAAGAAAAAATCCATTTAATAATGGAATATTTAAAAAATGAAATCCCGGAAATCACTTCCCTTAATTTTGTTGTCAATCCAAAAGGAAATGATACTATCACCGGATTAAAGGCTGAGCTATATTCCGGAAGAGCATATATAATTGAAAAATTGGGTAACGTAAAATATAAGATAGGAACTCACTCATTTTTCCAAACAAATTCTTTGCAGGCTGAGAAAATGTATGCTTTAATTAAAGATTGGATAGAGTTAAAGGGAAATGAAAATATTTTAGATCTGTATACCGGATTAGGTAGTATTGCCCTTTATGTTTCTGATAAAGCAAAATCAGTTGTAGGAATCGAGAATGTTGAAGAAGCTATCGAAGATGCTAAAGAAAATGCACGATTTAACAATATTGAAAATTGCACTTTTTATGCAGCTGATGTAAAAGACTTTTTTAAAGATTCAGACTTTAAAGACTTTTTAAAACCGGATGTCATCATTACAGACCCTCCCAGAGCAGGAATGCACCCGGATGTTGTAGATACATTAAATCAAATTAAGGCTGAAAAAATTGTTTATGTAAGTTGTAATCCGGCAACACAGGCAA